The proteins below are encoded in one region of Streptomyces cyanogenus:
- a CDS encoding nucleotide disphospho-sugar-binding domain-containing protein, with protein sequence MRVLFTPMAWPTHYYQMVGLAWAFRAAGHDVRVAGHPQLADPVTRTGIIAVTAGGDYDLIAGLAEAVKVRDELAREWNVTGPGQFPPDVLRKLLDLRMVPHIRAAEDMAPDLVAFARGWRPDLVITDPVMYAAPLAAAAVSAPVVRHLWGPDMSRKVGLPGNGVSAQEDHRAAWPQELADLYLRHGAEPAADIAVRTLDTCPESLQVPGVPHRVAMRYTSYNGTAVAPQWLLEPAERPRICVTWGSLTTTMRGPEAFLVPRVVEALADLDVEVILALRAADRERLGPLPERMRVLVGMPLDLILPTCSAIIHQSGAGSTLTAALHGVPQVTVPQIADQGLVSERLAGTGAGIVLDGDNLGAQAVQEAVRQVLDSAAPGQAARRLRQEMLDQPTPSRIVTELEALVG encoded by the coding sequence GTGCGTGTCCTGTTCACCCCGATGGCCTGGCCGACCCACTACTACCAGATGGTGGGGCTGGCCTGGGCCTTCCGAGCGGCCGGCCACGATGTCCGGGTGGCCGGGCACCCGCAGCTCGCCGACCCGGTCACCCGCACGGGCATCATCGCGGTGACCGCCGGCGGCGACTACGACCTCATCGCCGGACTGGCCGAGGCGGTGAAGGTACGGGACGAACTGGCCCGTGAATGGAACGTGACCGGTCCCGGCCAGTTCCCGCCCGACGTCCTGCGCAAGCTCCTCGACCTGCGAATGGTCCCGCACATCAGGGCCGCCGAGGACATGGCGCCCGACCTCGTCGCGTTCGCCCGCGGCTGGCGGCCGGACCTCGTGATCACCGACCCGGTGATGTACGCCGCCCCGCTCGCCGCGGCCGCGGTGTCCGCTCCGGTCGTACGGCACCTGTGGGGGCCGGACATGTCGCGCAAGGTCGGCCTGCCGGGCAACGGCGTGAGCGCCCAGGAGGACCACCGCGCCGCCTGGCCGCAGGAGCTGGCCGACCTCTACCTGCGCCACGGCGCCGAGCCGGCCGCCGACATCGCCGTACGGACCCTCGACACCTGCCCGGAATCCCTGCAAGTCCCGGGCGTGCCCCACCGCGTCGCCATGCGCTACACCTCCTACAACGGCACCGCGGTGGCTCCGCAGTGGCTGTTGGAACCCGCCGAGCGGCCTCGGATCTGCGTCACCTGGGGGTCGCTCACCACGACCATGCGGGGGCCCGAGGCCTTCCTCGTTCCGCGCGTCGTCGAAGCCCTGGCAGATCTGGACGTCGAGGTGATCCTCGCCCTGCGGGCCGCGGACCGCGAACGTCTGGGGCCACTGCCCGAGCGGATGCGCGTCCTGGTGGGGATGCCGCTGGACCTGATCCTGCCGACCTGCTCGGCGATCATCCACCAGTCCGGCGCCGGCAGCACCCTCACGGCGGCGCTGCACGGCGTGCCCCAGGTGACGGTCCCACAGATCGCCGACCAGGGGCTGGTCAGCGAGCGGCTGGCCGGCACCGGCGCCGGGATCGTCCTGGACGGCGACAACCTCGGTGCACAGGCGGTACAGGAGGCCGTGCGCCAAGTGCTCGACAGCGCGGCCCCCGGCCAGGCCGCGCGACGGCTGCGGCAGGAGATGCTGGACCAGCCCACCCCGTCCCGGATCGTCACCGAGCTGGAGGCGCTCGTCGGCTGA
- a CDS encoding nucleotide disphospho-sugar-binding domain-containing protein, giving the protein MKVLFVPWSQPTFYYQMVPLAWALRAAGAEVRVAGQPQLADAVKRSGLTITQVGAGYDYLPAFQRIADEIARHNREHPDRKADLERKAAPTPEMRRRVLERKFAPFVETATAMAGELVELAGAWRPDLVVSNPFVLAAPLAAHASGARLVHHLTGPAVERQMGFFPGSGAAPELWTQSLLRLFEGYGVPVRPEYASATVDPCPQSLQYPGTPDRLPVRFVPYNGPGDAPLWLSRPAGRPRVCVTWGTTTTQLGGEDSFLVPDILAALSGLDTEVVLAVKGSDRELLGEVPANVRVVEDLPLHLLLPSCDAIVHQGGTGTMLTAASFGVPQVLIAGMLDQVATATRLASSGAGLHLDAAGFSPAALTAAVGAALADGTVRKAADALRQEIADQPSPADVAGQLADAPAVHAA; this is encoded by the coding sequence GTGAAGGTCCTGTTCGTCCCCTGGTCGCAGCCCACGTTCTACTACCAGATGGTCCCGCTGGCGTGGGCGCTGCGTGCCGCGGGCGCCGAGGTGCGGGTGGCCGGGCAGCCGCAGCTGGCCGACGCGGTCAAGCGCTCCGGCCTGACCATCACCCAGGTCGGTGCCGGCTACGACTACCTGCCGGCCTTCCAGCGGATCGCGGACGAGATCGCCCGCCACAACCGCGAGCACCCGGACCGCAAGGCCGACCTGGAGCGGAAGGCCGCGCCCACGCCGGAGATGCGCAGACGAGTGTTGGAGCGGAAGTTCGCGCCGTTCGTGGAGACGGCCACCGCGATGGCCGGGGAGCTCGTCGAGCTGGCCGGGGCGTGGCGACCGGACCTCGTGGTGAGCAACCCGTTCGTCCTGGCCGCCCCGCTCGCGGCCCACGCGTCCGGTGCCCGGCTCGTGCACCACCTGACGGGGCCCGCCGTGGAGCGGCAGATGGGGTTCTTCCCGGGCAGCGGCGCCGCGCCCGAGCTGTGGACGCAGTCCCTGCTGCGGCTCTTCGAGGGGTACGGGGTGCCGGTCCGCCCGGAGTACGCGAGCGCCACCGTCGACCCCTGTCCGCAGAGCCTGCAGTACCCCGGGACACCCGACCGGCTGCCGGTCCGGTTCGTCCCGTACAACGGCCCGGGCGACGCCCCGCTGTGGCTCTCCCGGCCCGCCGGGCGGCCTCGGGTGTGCGTCACTTGGGGCACCACGACCACCCAGCTGGGCGGCGAGGACTCGTTCCTCGTGCCGGACATCCTGGCCGCCCTGTCCGGGCTCGACACGGAGGTCGTCCTGGCCGTCAAGGGCTCCGACCGCGAGCTGCTCGGCGAGGTCCCCGCGAACGTACGAGTGGTCGAGGACCTGCCGCTGCACCTGCTGCTGCCCAGCTGTGACGCGATCGTCCACCAGGGCGGCACCGGCACCATGCTCACGGCGGCCTCGTTCGGCGTACCCCAGGTCCTGATCGCAGGGATGCTCGACCAGGTGGCGACCGCGACCCGGCTGGCGTCGTCCGGCGCCGGCCTGCACCTGGACGCCGCCGGGTTCTCCCCGGCGGCCCTCACGGCCGCGGTCGGCGCCGCCCTGGCCGACGGCACCGTCCGCAAGGCGGCCGACGCGCTGCGGCAGGAGATCGCCGACCAGCCCTCTCCCGCCGACGTGGCCGGGCAGTTGGCCGACGCTCCGGCCGTCCACGCGGCCTGA
- a CDS encoding 2-oxo acid dehydrogenase subunit E2, whose product MRRPTLLFLEEVRPITPVFLDTEVDMSGVRTHRAGAHEQGRHYSTTAYVLYVAARVLARHPEANAAVRGRIRPRVARYASVNGKITLDKTVGGRRVVRSAVLTEVHRADLDAVQAEVDRFRAGDPATMPEFAPARTLERLPWPLGQLAFRAGVRPLNRRHRTVGTFAVTSLGHRPVDGFHSVGGTTITLGLGRIADRPVVRDGAVAVAPVMRLSLTFDHRVIDGAEAADVLAEIKDGIEGFAATGRPGAADAGPSRQSVAAPQGGAS is encoded by the coding sequence GTGCGCCGGCCCACACTGCTGTTCCTGGAGGAGGTACGGCCGATCACGCCGGTCTTCCTGGACACCGAGGTCGACATGTCCGGCGTACGGACGCACCGTGCCGGAGCACACGAGCAGGGCCGCCACTACTCGACCACCGCCTACGTCCTGTATGTCGCGGCCCGCGTGCTCGCGCGGCACCCGGAGGCCAACGCGGCGGTTCGCGGACGGATCAGGCCTCGGGTGGCGCGTTACGCGTCCGTCAACGGGAAGATCACACTGGACAAGACGGTGGGCGGCCGACGCGTCGTCCGCTCGGCCGTGCTCACCGAAGTCCACCGGGCGGACCTGGACGCCGTACAGGCCGAGGTGGACCGCTTCCGCGCCGGGGACCCGGCGACCATGCCGGAGTTCGCCCCGGCCCGGACGCTGGAGCGGCTGCCGTGGCCGCTGGGGCAGCTCGCCTTCCGTGCCGGGGTCCGGCCGCTGAACCGGCGTCACCGGACGGTGGGCACCTTCGCCGTCACCTCGCTCGGCCACCGGCCGGTCGACGGCTTCCACTCGGTCGGCGGCACCACCATCACGCTCGGGCTCGGCCGGATCGCCGACCGGCCGGTGGTCCGTGACGGCGCGGTGGCGGTCGCGCCGGTGATGCGGCTCAGCCTCACCTTCGACCACAGGGTGATCGACGGTGCCGAGGCCGCCGACGTACTGGCCGAGATCAAGGACGGAATCGAGGGCTTCGCGGCCACCGGCCGGCCGGGGGCGGCGGATGCCGGGCCGTCCCGGCAGTCCGTGGCCGCGCCACAGGGAGGAGCGTCGTGA
- a CDS encoding NAD(P)/FAD-dependent oxidoreductase translates to MNPDFDVVVIGGGPSGSTVASYLARAGLSVAVCESELFPRPHVGESLVPATTPVLVEIGVMDQIDAAGFPRKYGAAWTSAESRNVPHNGFTGLDHDFRAAEVQFVERNQPGVDRDYTYHVDRGRFDLILLKHAEEQGARVFNGVRVLGVDFDGDPEIVTVNCRMGPREFGLTARMVVDASGRQTTLGRQMKLKVSDPVFNQYAIHSWFEGLDRSELAVEPDKTEYIYVHFLPVEDSWVWQIPITDTITSVGVVTQKKRFAAANENREQFFWDMVGSRPDLLKALKKADQLRPFKTEGDYSYTMQEICGDRFVLIGDAARFVDPIFSSGVSVALNSARLAAKDIIAAHEAGDFGKKRFERFEAKIRTAVKNWYEFISIYYRLNVLFTAFVQDPRYRLDVLKMLQGDFYDGEESDTLRAMREIVTAVENDPDHLWHPYLGTLRAPSPWAQTAPETV, encoded by the coding sequence ATGAACCCTGATTTCGACGTCGTGGTCATCGGCGGTGGCCCTTCGGGCTCGACCGTGGCCTCCTACCTGGCAAGAGCCGGACTGTCGGTGGCGGTCTGCGAGAGCGAACTGTTCCCCCGTCCGCACGTCGGCGAGTCGCTGGTGCCGGCCACCACCCCGGTGCTCGTCGAGATCGGTGTCATGGACCAGATCGACGCCGCCGGCTTCCCCCGCAAGTACGGAGCGGCCTGGACCTCGGCGGAGTCACGCAACGTCCCGCACAACGGGTTCACCGGCCTCGACCACGACTTCCGGGCGGCCGAGGTGCAGTTCGTCGAGCGCAACCAGCCGGGCGTGGACCGCGACTACACGTACCACGTCGACCGCGGCAGGTTCGACCTGATCCTGCTGAAGCACGCCGAGGAGCAGGGCGCCCGCGTCTTCAACGGTGTCCGGGTGCTCGGCGTCGACTTCGACGGCGACCCGGAGATCGTGACGGTCAACTGCCGTATGGGTCCCCGTGAGTTCGGCCTGACCGCCCGCATGGTGGTCGACGCCTCCGGTCGGCAGACCACCCTCGGCCGGCAGATGAAGCTGAAGGTGTCCGACCCGGTCTTCAACCAGTACGCCATCCACAGCTGGTTCGAGGGACTCGACCGGTCGGAGCTGGCGGTGGAGCCGGACAAGACGGAATACATCTACGTGCACTTCCTGCCCGTGGAGGACAGCTGGGTCTGGCAGATCCCGATCACCGACACCATCACCAGCGTGGGTGTGGTCACCCAGAAGAAGCGCTTCGCCGCGGCCAACGAGAACCGGGAGCAGTTCTTCTGGGACATGGTCGGCAGCCGGCCCGACCTGCTGAAGGCCCTCAAGAAGGCCGACCAGCTGCGGCCGTTCAAAACCGAGGGCGACTACAGCTACACCATGCAGGAGATCTGCGGAGACCGCTTCGTGCTGATCGGTGACGCGGCCCGGTTCGTCGACCCCATCTTCTCCAGCGGCGTCAGCGTCGCCCTGAACAGCGCGCGGCTGGCGGCCAAGGACATCATCGCCGCCCATGAGGCGGGTGACTTCGGCAAGAAGCGGTTCGAGAGGTTCGAAGCCAAGATCCGTACCGCGGTGAAGAACTGGTACGAGTTCATCTCCATCTACTACCGCCTGAACGTCCTGTTCACCGCCTTCGTCCAGGACCCGCGCTACCGCCTCGACGTACTGAAGATGCTGCAGGGCGACTTCTACGACGGCGAGGAATCCGACACGCTGCGCGCCATGCGGGAGATCGTCACCGCGGTGGAAAACGACCCCGACCACCTGTGGCACCCGTACCTGGGCACCCTCCGGGCCCCCTCGCCGTGGGCGCAGACCGCGCCGGAAACCGTCTGA
- a CDS encoding ketoacyl-ACP synthase III family protein: MKTENLYLRSIGVSLPAERVTLAEAFEAGHCRPNEFTGSDLVEVPVAPGTPGVELAADAARRALDLAGLPVEQLALLIHATMFSEGPEGWAPVGYVMRELGCGQIPGFEVSQGCNGTLAGVELAAGWLALAPEGAGALVTAGLQADLPQVERWRSAGFGMAIGDGGSALLLGKEEGIARIEAVNSLTYADLEAMHRGDLPLAQGGTGAPAKVDVPGRAREFAIARRYNQFDFHRIFTMMYAEVTQRTLKEAGFTTDDLERVVFTNAGAEIIEADLLQPLGLPLSRATWDFGRTIGHIGASDQAISLDHLLRSGQLDAGDRVLLVGGTQGYNVSSVVLTVTEAGAALRDGTPPAAPRPERTDS, translated from the coding sequence ATGAAGACAGAGAACCTGTACCTACGGTCCATCGGCGTGTCGCTGCCCGCCGAGCGGGTCACCCTGGCCGAGGCGTTCGAGGCGGGCCACTGCCGGCCGAACGAGTTCACGGGCAGCGACCTGGTGGAGGTGCCCGTGGCACCGGGGACGCCGGGCGTGGAGCTGGCGGCCGACGCCGCACGCCGGGCCCTGGACCTGGCCGGACTCCCGGTCGAGCAACTGGCTCTGCTGATCCACGCCACCATGTTCAGCGAGGGCCCGGAGGGCTGGGCGCCGGTCGGCTATGTGATGCGCGAGCTGGGCTGCGGGCAGATCCCCGGCTTCGAGGTGAGCCAGGGTTGCAACGGCACGCTGGCCGGTGTCGAGCTCGCGGCGGGCTGGCTGGCGCTCGCCCCGGAGGGCGCCGGTGCCCTGGTGACCGCCGGTCTGCAGGCCGATCTGCCGCAGGTCGAGCGGTGGCGCAGCGCCGGATTCGGCATGGCCATCGGCGACGGCGGTTCCGCGCTGCTGCTCGGCAAGGAGGAGGGCATCGCCCGTATCGAGGCGGTGAACTCGCTGACCTACGCCGACCTGGAGGCCATGCACCGGGGCGATCTCCCGCTCGCCCAGGGGGGCACCGGTGCCCCGGCGAAGGTCGACGTACCGGGCCGTGCGCGGGAGTTCGCCATTGCCAGACGGTACAACCAGTTCGACTTCCACCGGATCTTCACCATGATGTACGCCGAGGTGACCCAGCGGACGCTGAAGGAGGCCGGGTTCACCACCGACGACCTCGAGCGGGTCGTCTTCACCAACGCCGGGGCCGAGATCATCGAGGCCGACCTGCTGCAGCCCCTGGGTCTGCCGCTGTCCAGGGCGACCTGGGACTTCGGCCGCACCATCGGGCACATCGGCGCCAGCGACCAGGCCATCTCGCTCGACCACCTGCTGCGCAGCGGCCAGCTCGACGCCGGTGACCGCGTCCTGCTGGTCGGCGGAACCCAGGGCTACAACGTCTCCAGCGTCGTCCTCACCGTGACCGAGGCCGGTGCCGCTCTGCGCGACGGTACGCCCCCGGCCGCGCCCCGGCCGGAGAGGACGGACTCGTGA
- a CDS encoding phosphopantetheine-binding protein yields the protein MKTEDFIALLHDSMGLPVTAEDIDRPWDQVAGWDSVHLLTLVTLLEQRTGRSLPFSEVLQAATLGDIHSLTLAAA from the coding sequence TTGAAGACCGAGGATTTCATCGCACTGCTGCACGACTCCATGGGGCTGCCGGTGACCGCCGAGGACATCGACCGGCCGTGGGACCAGGTCGCTGGCTGGGACTCCGTGCACCTGCTGACCCTGGTGACCCTGCTGGAGCAGCGGACCGGACGGAGCCTGCCGTTCTCCGAAGTACTTCAGGCCGCCACCCTGGGGGACATCCACTCGCTGACCCTGGCGGCGGCGTGA
- a CDS encoding alpha/beta hydrolase, producing the protein MNELAELKQHVAVHARGQRIADYRDILNRIRTDDGGGPGSWVGEWSRAAAVLEEHGKDLAAVKYYAMARFPYVDGPDRQEALERCVRAMDRWRGTQRSGIEPLDVQLQEGTVRCWAGGLSTSDPKPLLVVMGGIVSVKEQWAPMLAHVRRLGMAAVVAELPGTGENGLRYGAGSWRMLSGLLDAVADRADVSRTYATALSFSGHLALRCAVEDPRIRGVVTVGAPIGAFFTDHAWQKRLPRITVDTLAHMTGTVADAVPGALDEWALTREQLAGLDIPVAYVASRRDEIIPAADPELLRSGARRLDLVEFDDVHGAPHHVGEVQLWTTAALLHARGIRNAQSAVLGMLLRGQGLRRRLTGSRA; encoded by the coding sequence GTGAACGAACTCGCGGAACTCAAACAGCACGTCGCGGTGCATGCCCGCGGGCAGCGCATCGCCGACTACCGGGACATACTGAACCGGATCCGTACGGATGACGGCGGCGGGCCCGGCTCCTGGGTCGGCGAGTGGTCACGGGCGGCCGCGGTGCTGGAGGAACACGGCAAGGACCTGGCGGCGGTCAAGTACTACGCCATGGCCAGGTTCCCGTACGTGGACGGACCGGACCGCCAGGAGGCGCTGGAACGCTGTGTGCGGGCCATGGACCGCTGGCGGGGCACGCAGCGGAGCGGCATCGAGCCCCTCGACGTCCAGCTGCAGGAGGGCACGGTGCGCTGCTGGGCCGGCGGCCTGTCCACCTCCGATCCCAAGCCGCTGCTGGTCGTCATGGGCGGCATCGTCTCGGTCAAGGAGCAGTGGGCGCCGATGCTCGCCCATGTGCGGCGCCTGGGCATGGCCGCGGTGGTCGCGGAGTTGCCGGGCACCGGCGAGAACGGGCTGCGTTACGGGGCCGGCAGTTGGCGGATGCTGTCCGGGCTGCTGGACGCCGTCGCCGACCGGGCCGACGTCTCCCGCACATACGCCACCGCGCTGAGCTTCAGCGGCCATCTGGCCCTGCGGTGCGCGGTGGAGGACCCCCGCATCCGCGGGGTGGTCACCGTGGGGGCGCCGATCGGGGCGTTCTTCACCGACCACGCGTGGCAGAAGCGGCTTCCCCGGATCACCGTGGACACGCTCGCCCACATGACCGGCACCGTCGCGGACGCCGTACCGGGCGCCCTGGACGAGTGGGCACTGACCCGGGAGCAGCTGGCCGGACTGGACATCCCGGTGGCGTACGTGGCGAGCCGGCGCGACGAGATCATCCCCGCGGCCGACCCGGAGCTGCTGCGCAGCGGTGCCCGCCGACTGGACCTGGTGGAGTTCGACGATGTGCACGGAGCCCCGCACCACGTCGGCGAGGTGCAGTTGTGGACCACGGCGGCGCTGCTGCATGCGCGCGGCATCCGCAACGCACAGTCCGCCGTGCTCGGCATGCTGCTGCGCGGTCAGGGGCTGCGGCGCCGGCTGACCGGCTCCCGGGCCTGA